One genomic region from Vanacampus margaritifer isolate UIUO_Vmar chromosome 2, RoL_Vmar_1.0, whole genome shotgun sequence encodes:
- the adcyap1b gene encoding adenylate cyclase activating polypeptide 1b isoform X2 translates to MASSSKATLILLIYGILMHYSVFCTPLGLSYPKIRLDNDAFDEDGNSLGELSFDRDHLALRSAPSLNDDGGGYTLYYPTEKSEDNSMEDDSEPLSKRHSDGIFTDSYSRYRKQMAVQKYLAAVLGRRYRQRVRTKGRRLAYL, encoded by the exons ATGGCCAGTTCGAGCAAAGCCACTTTAATCTTGCTCATCTACGGAATCTTAATGCACTATAGCGTCTTCTGCACACCTCTCGGACTAAGTTACCCCAAAATCAG GCTGGACAACGACGCGTTCGACGAGGACGGCAACTCGTTGGGGGAGCTGAGCTTCGACCGCGACCACCTCGCCTTGCGCAGCGCGCCGTCCCTAAacgacgacggcggcggctACACGCTCTACTACCCCACCGAAAAAAG TGAGGATAACAGCATGGAGGACGACAGTGAGCCGCTGTCCAAGAGACACTCGGACGGCATCTTTACCGACAGTTACAGCCGCTACAGGAAGCAGATGGCTGTGCAAAAGTACCTGGCAGCCGTCCTGGGACGAAGGTACAGACAGAGAGTGCGCACTAAAGGACGCCGGCTCGCCTATTTGTAG
- the adcyap1b gene encoding adenylate cyclase activating polypeptide 1b isoform X1, with product MASSSKATLILLIYGILMHYSVFCTPLGLSYPKIRLDNDAFDEDGNSLGELSFDRDHLALRSAPSLNDDGGGYTLYYPTEKRAERHAEEELDRALREILGQLTTRHYLHSLMTMRAGEDNSMEDDSEPLSKRHSDGIFTDSYSRYRKQMAVQKYLAAVLGRRYRQRVRTKGRRLAYL from the exons ATGGCCAGTTCGAGCAAAGCCACTTTAATCTTGCTCATCTACGGAATCTTAATGCACTATAGCGTCTTCTGCACACCTCTCGGACTAAGTTACCCCAAAATCAG GCTGGACAACGACGCGTTCGACGAGGACGGCAACTCGTTGGGGGAGCTGAGCTTCGACCGCGACCACCTCGCCTTGCGCAGCGCGCCGTCCCTAAacgacgacggcggcggctACACGCTCTACTACCCCACCGAAAAAAG AGCAGAAAGGCATGCTGAGGAGGAATTAGATAGAGCCTTGAGGGAGATCCTGGGTCAGTTAACCACGCGGCATTATCTGCATTCTCTGATGACAATGCGCGCAGG TGAGGATAACAGCATGGAGGACGACAGTGAGCCGCTGTCCAAGAGACACTCGGACGGCATCTTTACCGACAGTTACAGCCGCTACAGGAAGCAGATGGCTGTGCAAAAGTACCTGGCAGCCGTCCTGGGACGAAGGTACAGACAGAGAGTGCGCACTAAAGGACGCCGGCTCGCCTATTTGTAG